A window of the Coprobacter fastidiosus genome harbors these coding sequences:
- a CDS encoding DoxX family protein: protein MEKESSSSVKSNKFIQMTLTFLLSECCSNAARLFLRLFVGILMLTHGIAKIENFDTLVDTFPDPIGLGTLTLPLIILVEVGASILVMVGFLTRLALIPLIFSMIVAAFLTFPTFALATSELPLMYLGIFITLLLAGPGKCSIDYLLDKAYNRK, encoded by the coding sequence ATGGAAAAGGAATCTTCTTCAAGTGTGAAATCAAATAAATTTATACAAATGACTCTGACTTTTTTATTGTCGGAGTGCTGTTCCAATGCAGCAAGGCTTTTTTTACGGTTGTTTGTCGGGATATTAATGTTGACTCATGGAATTGCTAAAATTGAAAATTTCGATACATTAGTCGATACTTTTCCCGATCCGATAGGTTTGGGAACGTTGACTTTGCCTTTGATCATTTTAGTCGAAGTAGGAGCTTCTATTTTAGTCATGGTCGGCTTTCTTACCCGATTAGCTTTAATCCCGTTGATTTTCTCGATGATTGTCGCTGCTTTTTTGACATTCCCTACATTCGCTTTGGCTACATCCGAACTTCCGTTGATGTATTTGGGAATTTTTATAACGCTTTTATTAGCCGGTCCGGGAAAATGTTCGATAGATTATCTCTTGGACAAGGCCTATAACAGAAAATAA
- a CDS encoding helix-turn-helix domain-containing protein has protein sequence MKDNILKIETVDQYNSRMGIETLHPLVSVIDMSKAKPVRHARMSFGFYTIFLKEVKCGDLIYGRQYYDYQEGTLVFLAPGQIIGVEDNGEIIQPKGWALTFHPDLIRGTSLGRNIKNYTFFSYEVNEALHLSDQERQIVYDCLHNIEHELRHGVDKHSKTLISRNIELLLDYCIRFYERQFVTRTNVNKDVLMKFEDILNDYFHTDKPRSIGLPSVKYCADRLCLSPNYFGDLIKRETGKTAQEYIQLELINMAKERILDTDKTISEIAYGLGFQYPQHFSRLFKKCVGCTPNEYRQQS, from the coding sequence ATGAAAGATAATATTTTAAAGATAGAGACGGTCGATCAGTATAATTCTCGTATGGGGATCGAAACTTTGCATCCGTTAGTTAGTGTGATAGATATGTCAAAGGCAAAGCCTGTGCGTCATGCTCGAATGAGTTTTGGTTTTTATACGATCTTTTTGAAAGAAGTGAAGTGCGGAGATTTGATATATGGCAGACAATATTATGATTATCAAGAGGGGACTCTTGTTTTCCTTGCTCCGGGTCAGATAATCGGTGTCGAAGATAATGGGGAGATTATTCAGCCTAAGGGGTGGGCTTTGACTTTTCATCCTGATTTAATAAGAGGAACATCTCTTGGTAGAAATATCAAAAATTATACGTTTTTTTCTTATGAAGTGAATGAAGCGCTTCATTTATCGGATCAAGAAAGACAGATCGTATATGATTGTTTGCATAATATAGAGCATGAACTTCGACATGGTGTAGACAAGCATAGTAAAACTTTAATTTCAAGAAATATCGAGTTGTTGTTAGATTATTGCATTCGTTTTTATGAGCGTCAATTTGTAACACGGACTAATGTCAATAAAGATGTACTTATGAAATTTGAGGACATTCTGAATGACTATTTCCATACAGATAAACCTCGTAGTATAGGATTACCTTCTGTGAAATATTGTGCCGACCGGTTGTGCTTGTCTCCTAATTATTTCGGTGATTTGATAAAGCGAGAAACCGGAAAAACGGCACAAGAATATATTCAACTCGAGCTGATAAATATGGCAAAAGAACGGATTTTAGATACGGATAAGACGATAAGTGAAATTGCGTACGGTTTAGGTTTTCAGTATCCACAGCATTTCAGTCGTTTATTTAAAAAGTGTGTAGGTTGCACGCCAAATGAATATAGACAGCAAAGTTAA
- a CDS encoding DEAD/DEAH box helicase: MRFDELNLGPEVLEGLSAMNFKETTPVQELAIPVILEGRDLIACAQTGTGKTAAYILPLLNLLTKNKNGDDAVRAVIIAPTRELAQQIDMQFEGFSYFLPISTFVVSGGGDGAQWDQQKRGLLMGADVVIATPGRLISHLVNSGVKLPFVEYLILDEADRMLDMGFYDDIMQICNHLPKKRQTILFSATMPPKIRQLAKNILHNPAEINIAVSKPNEAIRQSAYVCYENQKMAIIEAVFSKKIEGKTIIFSSSKQKVKELTTKLRRMKYNVRAMHSDLEQSQREEVMLDFKNGKVDVLVATDIVARGIDITDIGLVINFDVPHDPEDYIHRIGRTARASAEGEAITFISDIERDKFFRIEKFIDKDIFKNPIPEGLGEAPGYDVEQLSRGHRRRGRHNNSRSAGGRSQGKRTFYRKTPKKDGNKRKEL, from the coding sequence ATGAGATTTGATGAATTAAATCTAGGACCGGAAGTTCTGGAAGGTTTGAGTGCAATGAATTTTAAAGAAACGACTCCGGTGCAGGAACTTGCCATACCTGTAATTTTGGAGGGAAGAGATTTGATCGCTTGTGCTCAGACGGGAACGGGTAAGACTGCCGCATATATACTTCCTTTGTTGAATTTACTTACTAAAAATAAGAACGGTGATGATGCCGTAAGGGCTGTGATCATAGCGCCGACAAGAGAATTGGCACAACAAATAGATATGCAGTTTGAGGGTTTTTCTTATTTTTTGCCTATTTCGACTTTTGTCGTGTCCGGAGGTGGCGACGGGGCGCAATGGGATCAACAGAAACGAGGATTGCTTATGGGGGCTGATGTGGTAATCGCTACACCGGGGCGGCTTATATCTCATTTGGTAAATAGCGGAGTGAAGTTGCCTTTTGTGGAATATCTTATTCTTGACGAAGCTGACAGGATGCTGGATATGGGATTTTATGACGATATTATGCAGATATGTAATCACCTTCCGAAGAAGCGGCAGACAATTTTATTTTCTGCAACTATGCCTCCTAAAATAAGACAGCTTGCTAAAAATATATTACATAATCCTGCAGAAATTAATATAGCGGTTTCAAAACCTAATGAGGCGATAAGGCAGTCGGCGTATGTTTGTTATGAAAACCAGAAAATGGCGATCATAGAAGCTGTTTTTTCTAAGAAAATTGAGGGTAAGACTATTATATTCTCTTCTTCGAAACAGAAGGTTAAGGAACTTACGACGAAACTTAGGCGAATGAAGTACAATGTCCGGGCTATGCATTCTGATCTTGAACAGTCTCAACGGGAAGAGGTAATGCTTGATTTTAAAAACGGTAAGGTTGATGTTTTGGTTGCAACGGATATTGTGGCCAGAGGCATTGATATTACAGATATCGGTTTGGTTATCAATTTTGATGTACCTCATGATCCTGAAGACTATATTCATCGTATCGGACGTACGGCACGTGCAAGTGCTGAAGGGGAAGCTATTACTTTTATATCTGATATAGAACGGGATAAGTTTTTCAGGATAGAAAAGTTTATTGATAAAGATATCTTTAAAAACCCTATTCCTGAGGGGTTAGGCGAAGCTCCGGGATATGATGTGGAACAGCTTTCCCGAGGACACCGCAGAAGAGGGAGACATAATAATTCTCGTTCGGCTGGAGGAAGAAGTCAGGGGAAACGGACTTTTTACCGGAAAACACCTAAGAAAGACGGGAACAAAAGAAAAGAATTGTAA